Below is a genomic region from Methanosphaera sp. ISO3-F5.
ACAAAAATATCATATCATAACAATTACCAGGCAAGAAATAAAGAATCAAACACAAAATACATTATAATAAGCATAACAATAATACTAGTCACACTAATAATAGCAGGAACAGTACTCCTACTAGCAAACAATCACACAAACACGCCAAACCAAGAACAAATAAACACACCAGAACAAGCAGCAAACACAACAACACCCACTAATAATATGACAACAAATAATGAACAAAACAAGGCAAACACACCACTCAAAATAATAAGCGGAAGCATAAAAACAGGAAGCTCACTACAAGACAAAACATACATAACAGTAAATGTAGGAAAAGAACATGCCGGAGAAAACGTGAAAATCAGAGTAAACTACAGTCGTAACGGCACACAACTAAACCCAGGAAACATAGTGCCAAAAACAGTGGATAACACGGGAACATTTTCAATGCCAAGTGCAAACTCATTCAAATACTATCCAGACCATGCACATATAACATTATATGATGCCAACGAAAATATAGTGGATACAAAAGAAGTAAACCTAAACCCAACCAGTGGCACTCAAAACTACTAAAACATCATTCAAAATAATCTAAAAATCCAGAACAATATAATTGTTACTGGATCTAACCTCACAACTCTTTTTTTTTTAATACAATATATAAACAAATTATTTAAACACAAACTAGTAAACTAATAACTATATAATAATTCAATAAAATATACATGGGAGGGAAAAAAATGGAAGAAAAAAACCTTATAATCATCTGTATCACAGCAATAATATGCGTAGCAATAATAGCCGGAGTCATATTATACATAAACAATAGTAACCAAGCAAACAACACTACCAATAACACAACAAACAATACAATCAACGTAACAATCAACGACACAAACAACACAAACAACACAACTACCACTACAAAGAAAACAACAACAAAGAAAACCAAAAAAAATACTGATCCAGATTATGATCCAGAACGTGATGCAAGCCACAAATATGCAACAGAAGACAATCCAATAACTGTACAACAAAGTGATGGAGAATACACTTACTATGGACCAGGACACTATGATTACTATGCCGGAGGCAATCACATGTCTGGTGGTTACTATAAAGAACAAAAAGAGAGATACAGCTAAAAAAGTAGTATTCTCTTAAACCTCTTCTCCTCTTATTTTAGATTATTATTAGTAAAAAGTACATACAGATTTAAATCAACAATCCAAATCAAGTTTAAATAAAAAAAAATTAATAAAATAAAAAAAATAATAATGGAGTTTTAATGCCATTTGATACTACTCATATCCTCTTCTTCTTTTAAAACTTTGGCATGCATTATATTTTCCAGGAAGTTATGAGCATATACAGTTACCTCTTTTTCATAGTAATCCTTGTTCTCATTGAAGAATTCATCAGGAAAATGTAGTTCTACAGCTAATTCATAGGGAGGTAAAATCTTTTCCTTCTGATAATCCCTGCCGATAAGGGCTAATTGAAAATCATTTAACTTGTCAAGATTGTCCTTTACTGGCCATATTTTTCTGTTTCTGAATTGATTAGTTTCTATTTCTGGTATTATCTTTTTGTAAGCACCCCTGGTAATGCTTAGACTCAGTTCATCCAGTAGTATGGTGCTGTTGTCATTAATTGTATACGCAAGTTCATCTATCCAGTACTGGTATGATTTAAGAGTATTGTTGGCAGTGAATAGTATTTCATATTTTATCTCATATTTCTTGTCATTGTTAATTGTTTTTTCTGATAATATTCTGCTTTTATCAATGTAATTTCGTATTATGTTCTTAAGATTATATATTCTCTTACCTGATGGGTATTCCCTAGTACTCATATCATATGCTATTTTCACGTGTAATGTTTTTCTCCGGTAATCCTTATTATGGAAGATGTAATGTTGTATTCCATTCATATCATGGAATGTTATTACTCCTGAACCATATCGTCTTTTAGTATATGATTCCTCTTTGGGCTTATGGTAGTCCAGAGGTGATATGCTAAGTTTATTCGTGTTTAGGAAGTTTTCAATTCTTTTATTGAACATATTATTATCTTTTTCTTTTATTAGTAAAAAAATTTTTTCATTTACATATACTATCCATGTTTTATCCATGTATTACTTATTAATACGTATGTTTAAAGATTAAATAGCAATTAATAACATAATATATTATTAAAGTCCGTGATTAAAAAGAATTAATTAATCTAGTATTCTACATGATTATAGATATTGGAGTGTTTTAGGATGAATTTGAAAGATAATTTAATTAACGTGTTAAAGGGTAAAGGTTCAGAAATAACTCCTGTTGTAGCATTCCCCACAGTGTTAACAACACAATTACTGGATATGGCTCATACAACATTTGATGAGGCATGTCATGATGCAGATAAAATGGCAGAGGTAGCAGGTTCAGTGTATGAACACACAGGCCTTGAGGCAATAACTGTGCCATTAGACTTATGGTTTGAATCAGAATCATTCGGATATGTTGTTGAAAGACAGGAAGGAAAAATTACTCCAAAAGTATGTGTTGCACCATTCAAGAGTGTTGAAGAATTGGAAGTTCCCCGAGATTTTACTTGTCTAGGACAATTTCCTGTAATAGAGAAAGCAGCAAGCATACTTCATGAAAGATATGATGACAAGGATGTGCCACTAGTGGGTGAAGTGACGGGTGCTTTCACATTACTAACTGATCTTGTGGATATGGGTGAGATAATTAAGATGTTGAACTCAGATTATCTGGGAATTGATGATGCCCTCGAAGAGATTAACACAGTATTATTGGATGAGGTGGAGTTTTATAATGATATTGGCGTTGATGTGATAGTGGTGAATGATCCTAGTTCCACGTCACGTATATTGAAGCCTGACCTGTTTGAGGATCTTGTTGGACCTTACTTATCTGAATTGTATGATGCAATGAATGTTCCGGGTGTTCTTCATATATGTGGTGATACACGCCCATCCTTGGAGCATATGCTCTCATGTGGCTATGATGGTCTCAGCATATCACAGGAAGTGGACATAACTAGTATAAGTGCTTTACGTGAGGAGATTGGAAGCAATACTATGATTTGTGGAAATGTTGCTATTGGTGAAACGTTATTGATGGGCAGTGCTGATAAGATATTGGAAGATTCAACAGAATGTCTGGAGAAGGGAGTTGACATTTTAGGTCCTAGTTGTAACATTGCCTATGAAACACCCCTGAACAATATACGGGCAATGGTGGAAGCAAGGAATAGTTATTTGTGACACGCCATTAATAACAAATTTTTAGAAGAGTATATTCATAAG
It encodes:
- a CDS encoding zinc ribbon domain-containing protein, which codes for MKFCPQCRYANTDDAMNCTNCGQPLDTKISYHNNYQARNKESNTKYIIISITIILVTLIIAGTVLLLANNHTNTPNQEQINTPEQAANTTTPTNNMTTNNEQNKANTPLKIISGSIKTGSSLQDKTYITVNVGKEHAGENVKIRVNYSRNGTQLNPGNIVPKTVDNTGTFSMPSANSFKYYPDHAHITLYDANENIVDTKEVNLNPTSGTQNY
- a CDS encoding uroporphyrinogen decarboxylase family protein, which gives rise to MNLKDNLINVLKGKGSEITPVVAFPTVLTTQLLDMAHTTFDEACHDADKMAEVAGSVYEHTGLEAITVPLDLWFESESFGYVVERQEGKITPKVCVAPFKSVEELEVPRDFTCLGQFPVIEKAASILHERYDDKDVPLVGEVTGAFTLLTDLVDMGEIIKMLNSDYLGIDDALEEINTVLLDEVEFYNDIGVDVIVVNDPSSTSRILKPDLFEDLVGPYLSELYDAMNVPGVLHICGDTRPSLEHMLSCGYDGLSISQEVDITSISALREEIGSNTMICGNVAIGETLLMGSADKILEDSTECLEKGVDILGPSCNIAYETPLNNIRAMVEARNSYL